Proteins encoded by one window of Lathyrus oleraceus cultivar Zhongwan6 chromosome 1, CAAS_Psat_ZW6_1.0, whole genome shotgun sequence:
- the LOC127079747 gene encoding uncharacterized protein LOC127079747 yields MAKSPYLDEDCVKSYKLKTHSSNHDKAKNLSFFASIFSLFIYISIFYIFNLSPSTLLNNNIFWFIMSNTLILIIAIDYEAFSSSKQKQEHLHEEYVKHSHEIRNHVSSIATYDEVEQVDKQCIINPKQELEHVKKDTIVPERVLEIVLQNQPKKSTNDDRTNEKKNSTLHLQVEDDSGHKEHEEKAKFPTRSIFRRSKSYRHNRAKHVVVDERKKSVRRLDCMKIEPKVEEENEFSMMSNEDLNKRVEEFIQKFNKQIRLQASSIN; encoded by the coding sequence ATGGCCAAATCACCATATCTAGATGAAGATTGTGTGAAAAGCTACAAACTAAAAACTCATAGTAGTAATCATGATAAGGCAAAGAATTTATCTTTTTTTGCTTCTATTTTCTCTCTTTTCATCTACATATCTATCTTCTATATCTTCAACCTTTCTCCTTCTACTCTCTTGAACAACAATATCTTTTGGTTTATCATGTCCAACACTTTAATCCTCATCATAGCTATTGACTATGAAGCATTCTCTTCGTCCAAACAAAAACAAGAACATCTCCATGAAGAGTATGTGAAACATAGTCATGAAATTAGAAACCATGTCTCATCAATTGCCACATATGATGAAGTTGAACAAGTTGATAAACAATGCATTATCAATCCAAAACAAGAGCTAGAACATGTTAAGAAAGACACAATTGTCCCGGAACGTGTGTTGGAAATTGTGTTACAAAATCAACCAAAGAAAAGTACTAATGATGATAGAACAAATGAGAAGAAAAATTCAACACTTCATTTGCAAGTAGAGGATGATAGTGGTCATAAGGAACATGAAGAGAAAGCAAAATTTCCTACTAGATCAATTTTCAGAAGAAGTAAATCTTATAGACACAATAGAGCCAAACATGTTGTGGTTGATGAAAGGAAGAAATCAGTGAGAAGGTTAGATTGTATGAAGATAGAACCAAAAGTAGAAGAAGAAAATGAGTTTTCAATGATGTCAAATGAGGATCTTAATAAGAGAGTGGAAGAGTTTATTCAGAAATTCAATAAGCAGATTAGACTTCAAGCATCAAGTATAAATTAA